Proteins encoded in a region of the Pigmentiphaga litoralis genome:
- the xerC gene encoding tyrosine recombinase XerC, which translates to MAGAPADTVPLAPPMLQWLQHLETARRYSAHTLSAYRRDLQQLMTLAGGLPLADISSGHIRRYLGQLHARGMGPRSLARMLASWRGFYQWWAPQAGLPGNPVAGLRAPKAPRGLPKALSVDQTQALLDHVPGTVGGVAAHLSEPDRLVASRDRAMFELFYSSGLRLSELTGLDVRYLKTAQYESAGWIDLDAAEVSVLGKGGKRRTVPVGEAARTALTAWLADRPSLAKDDASQLAAHPADANALFVGVRGARIAPRVVQMQLARWAQAAGVPAHVHPHVLRHSFASHVLQSAEDLRAVQEMLGHASISTTQIYTRLDFQHLAKVYDKAHPRAARAAPDDKKTSS; encoded by the coding sequence ATGGCGGGCGCGCCAGCCGACACCGTTCCCTTGGCGCCGCCGATGCTGCAGTGGTTGCAGCATCTGGAAACTGCCCGCCGCTATTCCGCCCATACCCTGTCCGCCTACCGGCGCGACCTGCAGCAATTGATGACGCTGGCGGGGGGCCTGCCGCTGGCCGACATCTCGTCCGGCCATATCCGCCGCTATCTGGGCCAGCTGCATGCCCGCGGCATGGGGCCGCGCAGCCTGGCACGCATGCTCGCGTCGTGGCGCGGCTTCTATCAGTGGTGGGCGCCCCAGGCGGGCCTGCCCGGCAATCCGGTGGCGGGTCTGCGCGCGCCCAAGGCGCCCCGCGGACTGCCCAAGGCGCTGTCGGTCGACCAGACCCAGGCCTTGCTGGATCACGTGCCCGGCACCGTGGGCGGCGTGGCCGCGCACCTGTCGGAACCCGACCGGCTGGTGGCCAGCCGCGACCGGGCCATGTTCGAGCTTTTCTATTCCAGCGGTCTTCGCTTATCGGAGTTGACCGGACTGGACGTGCGTTACCTGAAGACGGCACAGTACGAGTCGGCGGGCTGGATCGATCTGGATGCGGCTGAAGTCAGCGTGCTGGGCAAGGGCGGCAAGCGCCGCACGGTGCCCGTGGGCGAAGCGGCCCGGACGGCGCTGACCGCCTGGCTGGCCGACCGGCCGTCGCTGGCCAAAGACGACGCATCGCAGCTGGCCGCGCATCCGGCCGACGCCAATGCCCTGTTCGTGGGCGTGCGCGGCGCCCGGATCGCGCCGCGGGTGGTGCAGATGCAGCTGGCCCGGTGGGCGCAAGCGGCCGGCGTGCCGGCCCATGTCCACCCGCACGTGCTGCGCCACAGTTTTGCCAGCCATGTGTTGCAGTCCGCCGAAGACCTGCGCGCCGTGCAGGAAATGCTGGGTCACGCCAGCATTTCCACCACGCAGATCTACACCCGGCTCGACTTCCAGCACCTGGCCAAGGTGTACGACAAGGCCCATCCGCGTGCGGCGCGGGCGGCGCCCGACGACAAGAAAACGTCGTCCTGA
- a CDS encoding DUF484 family protein, with amino-acid sequence MDANAVAQYLQDHSDFFEQHAELFSTLKVPHPHEGRAIPLAERQVLALRERVRGMELRVAELVRNAAENEHIADNLQRWSRALLKEASARKLPDVLTTGLADIFSVPDVALRVWGLPVKTDGAGDTPVWQGSVTDDVRSFTNSLMSPYCGPNAGFEAATWLERTVGSIALIPLRVGLSPQAFGLLVLASPDPDRFSPSMGTAFLARIGEVASASLSRLLAD; translated from the coding sequence ATGGACGCCAACGCAGTCGCGCAATACTTGCAGGACCACTCCGATTTCTTTGAACAGCATGCCGAGCTCTTCAGTACGCTGAAGGTGCCCCACCCCCATGAAGGCCGCGCGATTCCGCTGGCCGAACGCCAGGTGCTGGCGCTGCGCGAACGCGTGCGCGGCATGGAACTGCGGGTGGCCGAACTGGTTCGGAACGCCGCCGAAAACGAACACATCGCCGACAACCTGCAGCGCTGGAGCCGCGCGCTGCTGAAAGAAGCGTCGGCGCGCAAGCTGCCCGACGTGCTGACCACCGGCCTGGCCGACATCTTCAGCGTGCCCGACGTGGCGCTGCGGGTGTGGGGCCTTCCGGTAAAGACTGATGGCGCGGGTGACACCCCGGTCTGGCAGGGCAGCGTCACCGACGACGTGCGCAGCTTCACCAACAGCCTGATGTCGCCGTATTGCGGCCCGAACGCGGGCTTCGAGGCGGCCACCTGGCTGGAACGCACGGTGGGCTCGATCGCGCTGATCCCCCTGCGCGTGGGCCTGTCGCCCCAGGCCTTCGGCCTGCTGGTCCTGGCATCGCCCGATCCGGACCGCTTTTCGCCGTCGATGGGCACGGCCTTTTTGGCGCGCATTGGCGAAGTCGCCAGCGCGTCGCTCTCGCGGCTTTTGGCAGACTGA
- the dapF gene encoding diaminopimelate epimerase, giving the protein MDWHFTKMHGAGNDFVVLDGVRQNITLTPERARKLAHRQFGVGADQILLVEPATRADADFRYRIFNADGGEVEHCGNGARCFVRFVHEQGLTDRNPIRAEICTGIIVLNEQDDGEVNVEMGRTSFEPAAVPFDSAGLVPRIEGEDRLWPLALTGEDGAERTVWVSVVGISNPHAVQVVDDVDTAPVATVGPRVESHRRFPRRVNAGFMQVVDRRNIRLRVFERGSGETLACGTGACAAVAAGIRRGLLDSPVRVQTRGGVLTIAWDGEQLVMTGPVVTVFQGVIDVDTLLG; this is encoded by the coding sequence ATGGACTGGCACTTCACCAAAATGCACGGCGCAGGCAACGACTTTGTCGTTCTCGATGGCGTTCGTCAAAACATCACGCTCACCCCCGAGCGCGCGCGCAAGCTCGCCCATCGTCAATTCGGTGTCGGGGCCGATCAAATCCTGTTGGTGGAACCTGCGACGCGGGCCGACGCCGACTTCCGGTATCGCATTTTCAATGCCGACGGTGGCGAGGTCGAACACTGCGGCAACGGCGCGCGCTGCTTCGTCCGCTTCGTGCACGAGCAGGGCCTGACCGACCGCAATCCGATCCGCGCCGAAATCTGCACCGGCATCATCGTGCTCAACGAGCAGGACGATGGCGAGGTCAACGTCGAAATGGGCCGCACCAGCTTCGAGCCGGCGGCCGTTCCGTTCGACAGCGCCGGCCTGGTGCCGCGCATCGAAGGCGAAGACCGGCTCTGGCCGCTGGCCCTGACCGGGGAAGACGGCGCCGAACGCACGGTGTGGGTATCGGTGGTCGGCATCTCCAACCCGCACGCGGTGCAGGTGGTCGACGATGTCGATACCGCCCCGGTCGCCACGGTGGGCCCGCGAGTGGAAAGCCATCGCCGCTTCCCGCGCCGGGTCAACGCCGGCTTCATGCAAGTCGTCGACCGGCGCAACATCCGGCTGCGCGTGTTCGAACGCGGGTCGGGCGAAACCCTGGCCTGCGGGACGGGCGCCTGCGCGGCGGTGGCCGCCGGCATCCGCCGCGGACTGCTGGATTCGCCGGTGCGCGTGCAGACGCGCGGCGGCGTGCTCACCATTGCGTGGGACGGCGAACAATTGGTCATGACCGGCCCGGTCGTGACGGTCTTCCAGGGCGTGATCGACGTCGACACCCTGCTGGGCTGA
- a CDS encoding ATP-binding domain-containing protein, whose translation MARIVPDGWREVSATGAAQREIETLALLARGLPEGYTVYHAVHWTNVEQGFSIYGDIDFAVVSPAGELLLIEQQAGFLEETPEGIFKKYPDGAKNVRVQLARQVSVLQSRLSKRPNIGPVRVEYLLYCPDYLVRFPDTAGLAPERIVDADRRDQLCAIIQAAIPPGPPNGQGAHVHRFLSDVIQLHPDTSVMVGRAQAMVTRISGGLTHWAHQLEFDPFRLHVIGTAGSGKTLLAQAEYRDAIDAGKRPLYVCFNRPLADHFAEVAPEGGMACTFHTLCGAMLRTIGTQADFSRASVFDDLVEQAATIPVPPSMIFDTVIVDEGQDFTDHWRDIVLRHAAPDARIVWLEDPMQNLYDKPPVQLPKWVTLHATANYRSPRSVVKLLQNLLPDTVTVEPCGPIATSDVEVMVYDDTAQLIDHTKKAISHCLAAGFKRSDIAVIGFRGREQSALLRQSQLGPHAMRTFTGTYDLFGKPEFSEGDVLMESIYRFKGQAAAAVVFTEIDFEALDTKTKRKLFVGATRAMIKLVLVVSKRSPKDWLDS comes from the coding sequence ATGGCCCGTATCGTTCCCGACGGCTGGCGCGAAGTCAGCGCCACCGGCGCCGCCCAGCGCGAAATCGAAACCCTGGCGCTGCTCGCGCGCGGGCTGCCCGAGGGCTACACCGTCTATCACGCGGTCCACTGGACCAACGTCGAACAGGGCTTTTCGATCTACGGCGACATCGACTTTGCCGTGGTCAGCCCCGCCGGCGAACTGCTGCTGATCGAGCAGCAGGCCGGCTTTCTGGAAGAGACGCCCGAAGGCATCTTCAAGAAGTATCCCGATGGCGCCAAGAACGTGCGCGTGCAACTGGCCCGGCAGGTATCGGTACTGCAGAGCCGTTTGTCGAAGCGGCCCAACATCGGCCCGGTGCGGGTGGAATACCTGCTGTACTGCCCTGACTATCTGGTGCGCTTTCCCGACACGGCCGGCCTGGCGCCGGAACGTATCGTGGACGCCGATCGCCGCGACCAGCTATGCGCGATCATCCAGGCGGCGATCCCGCCCGGCCCGCCCAACGGCCAGGGCGCGCATGTCCACCGCTTCCTGAGCGACGTGATCCAGCTGCATCCTGACACCAGCGTGATGGTGGGCCGCGCGCAGGCGATGGTGACGCGGATCTCGGGCGGCCTGACGCACTGGGCGCATCAGCTGGAGTTCGATCCCTTCCGCCTGCATGTGATTGGCACGGCCGGATCCGGCAAGACCCTGCTGGCGCAGGCCGAATACCGCGACGCGATCGATGCCGGCAAGCGGCCCTTGTATGTGTGCTTCAACCGTCCGCTGGCCGACCACTTTGCCGAGGTCGCACCGGAAGGCGGCATGGCCTGCACCTTCCACACGCTGTGCGGCGCCATGCTGCGCACGATCGGCACGCAGGCCGACTTTTCGCGCGCCAGCGTGTTCGACGATCTGGTCGAGCAGGCCGCGACGATTCCCGTGCCGCCATCCATGATCTTCGACACCGTGATCGTGGACGAAGGCCAGGACTTTACCGACCACTGGCGCGACATCGTGCTGCGCCACGCGGCGCCCGACGCGCGCATCGTGTGGCTTGAAGATCCGATGCAGAACCTGTACGACAAGCCGCCCGTGCAACTGCCCAAGTGGGTCACCCTGCATGCCACGGCGAACTACCGCAGCCCGCGCAGCGTGGTCAAGCTGCTGCAGAACCTGCTGCCCGATACGGTCACGGTGGAACCCTGCGGGCCGATCGCCACGTCTGACGTGGAAGTGATGGTCTATGACGACACCGCGCAATTGATCGACCACACCAAGAAGGCGATTTCGCATTGCCTGGCGGCGGGCTTCAAGCGCAGCGACATTGCCGTGATCGGATTCCGTGGCCGCGAGCAGTCGGCCCTGCTGCGCCAGTCGCAGCTTGGCCCGCATGCCATGCGCACCTTTACCGGCACCTACGACCTGTTCGGCAAGCCGGAATTTTCGGAAGGCGACGTGCTGATGGAGTCGATCTACCGCTTCAAGGGCCAGGCCGCGGCGGCCGTGGTGTTTACCGAAATTGACTTCGAAGCGCTGGACACCAAGACCAAACGCAAGCTGTTCGTGGGCGCGACGCGGGCCATGATCAAGCTGGTGCTGGTGGTGTCGAAGCGGTCGCCGAAAGACTGGCTCGACAGCTGA
- a CDS encoding NAD(P)/FAD-dependent oxidoreductase: MSPQHFDVIVVGGSYAGLSAAMPLARARRSILMIDAGQRRNRTVERAHGFLGHDGKGPAAIAALGREQLLAYPNVQWRDAFAETVRRDGDRFVVTCNDGVPVSSDRLVLATGLIDDLPDIPGLSERWGKTVFNCPYCDGYELDRGPVGLLGTGALSVHESMMLTDWGTVTLFTNGCVALDADQAAQLQARGVDVVDGIVASIDEQATIVMDDARRQVLRGLFVAPRQRMTSTLPQQLGCTLEEGPFGSFIRTDACKATDVPGVFACGDAARATHSLASAVGDGFQAGVAVHQSLVFA, translated from the coding sequence ATGTCCCCGCAGCACTTCGATGTCATTGTCGTCGGCGGCAGTTATGCCGGCCTGTCGGCGGCCATGCCGCTTGCCCGTGCCCGGCGCAGCATACTGATGATCGACGCCGGCCAGCGCAGGAACCGGACGGTCGAACGCGCGCATGGCTTCCTGGGCCATGACGGCAAGGGCCCCGCTGCGATCGCGGCCTTGGGCCGCGAACAGCTGCTGGCCTATCCCAATGTGCAATGGCGCGACGCGTTTGCTGAAACCGTTCGGCGCGACGGTGATCGTTTCGTTGTTACCTGCAACGATGGGGTGCCGGTGTCTTCCGACCGGCTGGTGCTGGCCACCGGCCTGATCGACGATCTGCCCGACATTCCCGGACTGTCGGAACGCTGGGGCAAGACGGTCTTCAACTGCCCCTATTGCGATGGTTATGAACTGGATCGCGGTCCCGTCGGCCTGCTCGGTACCGGCGCGTTGTCGGTGCACGAATCCATGATGCTGACCGACTGGGGCACGGTCACCCTGTTCACGAATGGCTGCGTGGCGCTGGATGCCGACCAGGCAGCCCAACTGCAGGCGCGCGGGGTCGACGTCGTGGACGGCATCGTCGCGTCCATCGACGAGCAGGCCACGATCGTCATGGACGACGCCCGGCGCCAGGTCTTGCGCGGCCTGTTCGTGGCGCCGCGCCAGCGGATGACCAGCACGCTGCCGCAGCAGCTCGGCTGCACGCTTGAAGAAGGCCCCTTTGGCAGCTTCATCCGCACCGACGCCTGCAAGGCAACCGACGTGCCGGGCGTCTTCGCCTGTGGTGACGCGGCGCGCGCCACGCACAGCCTTGCGTCAGCCGTTGGCGATGGCTTCCAGGCCGGCGTGGCCGTCCACCAATCGCTGGTGTTCGCCTGA
- a CDS encoding DUF4142 domain-containing protein — MSIRTATLSAVAACFVMASTAAVAQTGSQTPPDGPTVRAAPATSPDTSMPSTKGSRSNLHKTDTAFLENAAQGGFAEVEAGKLAQSKASNAEVKSFGQMLIDEHTKVNQELATLASSKGYTPPTEPSVVQRTELRALGVLDGDNFDKMFIRRIGVASHEATIKQFREASRSARDPDVKAFATKTLPSLEQHLKMAKTLQTKLGKD; from the coding sequence ATGAGCATTCGCACCGCAACCTTGAGCGCTGTCGCCGCATGTTTCGTCATGGCCAGCACAGCCGCGGTCGCACAGACCGGCTCGCAGACGCCTCCGGATGGCCCGACCGTCCGCGCGGCCCCCGCGACATCGCCTGACACGTCGATGCCTTCAACAAAAGGATCGCGCTCCAACCTGCACAAGACGGACACCGCATTCCTGGAGAACGCGGCGCAGGGCGGCTTTGCCGAAGTGGAAGCCGGCAAGCTGGCGCAAAGCAAGGCCAGCAATGCCGAGGTCAAATCCTTTGGCCAGATGCTGATCGATGAACACACCAAGGTGAACCAGGAACTGGCGACCCTGGCTTCGTCCAAGGGCTACACGCCGCCGACCGAACCGTCGGTGGTGCAGCGGACCGAACTGCGTGCCCTGGGCGTGCTCGACGGTGACAACTTCGACAAGATGTTCATCCGCCGTATCGGCGTGGCGTCGCATGAAGCCACCATCAAGCAGTTCCGCGAAGCGTCGCGCAGTGCCCGTGACCCTGACGTGAAGGCATTTGCCACCAAGACGCTGCCGTCGCTGGAACAGCACCTGAAGATGGCCAAGACCCTGCAGACCAAGCTCGGCAAGGACTGA
- a CDS encoding cytochrome P450 has translation MLATMPRDGRLESTLAMLADPYRYISSQCRRLGTEAFEARIMLQPTICFSGAQAAAVFYDTDRFRRATAAPEPVRATLFGKVTVQNLDADAHRVRKAMFVDVLNAAAVQSLVQHTSREWHAALSGGTAQPLYELTHCVLTRAVCRWAGVPLSREEAPRRQGQLVALFDDAARNVASHFRARTARGQAERWLAGVIDNVRAGRYTPPADSVLAAVARHRDADGQAMPSHVAAAELLNVLRPVVAVSVYIVFVAHALAMHPACTRRLADGDRRFKLAFVQEIRRHYPFFPAVVARATRDFEWNGLRIERGRRALLDLYGTNHDPRTWDMPERFDPARFLDRALGPFDLVPQGGADVRTHHRCPGEDVTTALMSLFTDHLLRSEVIPGDTELDWRRLPALPRGRILVKARAGIRQAGLADLGMGAA, from the coding sequence ATGCTTGCAACGATGCCCCGGGATGGCCGGCTGGAAAGCACGCTGGCCATGCTGGCTGATCCCTACCGCTATATATCGAGCCAGTGCAGGCGCCTGGGCACCGAGGCCTTTGAAGCCCGGATCATGTTGCAGCCAACGATCTGCTTCAGTGGCGCGCAGGCGGCGGCCGTGTTCTACGACACCGACCGCTTTCGACGCGCCACTGCCGCACCCGAACCCGTACGCGCCACCCTGTTCGGCAAAGTGACGGTACAGAATCTGGACGCCGACGCCCACCGCGTGCGCAAGGCCATGTTCGTCGATGTGTTGAATGCGGCGGCGGTACAGTCGCTGGTGCAGCACACCTCGCGCGAATGGCACGCCGCCCTGTCGGGCGGCACGGCGCAGCCCCTGTATGAACTGACGCACTGCGTGCTGACGCGCGCGGTGTGCCGGTGGGCGGGTGTCCCGCTGTCCAGAGAAGAGGCGCCCCGCCGCCAGGGCCAGCTTGTCGCGCTGTTCGATGACGCCGCGCGCAACGTGGCCAGCCATTTTCGTGCACGCACTGCCCGCGGCCAGGCCGAGCGGTGGCTGGCGGGCGTGATCGACAACGTGCGGGCCGGCCGCTATACGCCGCCTGCCGACAGCGTGCTGGCGGCGGTGGCGCGGCATCGTGACGCCGATGGGCAGGCCATGCCATCCCATGTAGCGGCCGCCGAACTGTTGAACGTATTGCGGCCGGTCGTGGCCGTGTCGGTCTACATCGTGTTCGTCGCGCACGCGTTGGCGATGCATCCGGCGTGTACCCGGCGGCTTGCCGACGGCGACCGGCGATTCAAGCTCGCTTTCGTTCAGGAAATCCGGCGGCACTACCCGTTCTTTCCTGCGGTGGTGGCACGCGCCACCCGCGATTTCGAGTGGAACGGTCTGCGCATTGAACGTGGCCGCCGCGCCCTGCTCGACCTGTATGGCACCAATCACGATCCCCGCACCTGGGACATGCCGGAACGTTTCGACCCGGCCCGTTTCCTTGACCGCGCGCTGGGCCCGTTCGACCTGGTGCCGCAAGGTGGCGCCGATGTCCGCACGCACCACCGTTGCCCGGGCGAAGATGTCACCACGGCATTGATGTCTCTGTTTACCGACCACCTGCTGCGCAGCGAAGTGATCCCTGGCGACACCGAGCTGGACTGGCGCCGCCTGCCTGCCTTGCCGCGCGGCCGCATCCTGGTCAAGGCGCGCGCCGGCATCCGCCAGGCCGGTCTGGCCGACCTTGGCATGGGCGCCGCCTGA
- a CDS encoding (2Fe-2S)-binding protein codes for MPSFTLNGQPTTLDVPDDMPLLWAIRDVAGLTGTKFGCGISMCGACTVHMDGAAIRSCVTPVSVAEGKAITTIEVMDQDPVGKKVQAAWRQIDVVQCGYCQSGQIMAATALLKTTPTPSDADIDGAMSGNICRCGTYGRIRAAIKIAAAT; via the coding sequence ATGCCTTCCTTCACGCTTAATGGACAGCCGACTACGCTCGACGTCCCTGACGACATGCCCCTGCTGTGGGCGATCCGCGATGTGGCCGGCCTGACCGGCACCAAGTTCGGTTGTGGCATTTCCATGTGCGGCGCCTGTACGGTGCACATGGACGGCGCGGCCATCCGGTCCTGTGTGACGCCGGTATCGGTGGCGGAAGGCAAGGCCATCACCACCATCGAAGTCATGGACCAGGATCCGGTCGGCAAGAAGGTGCAGGCGGCGTGGCGCCAGATCGACGTGGTGCAATGCGGCTACTGCCAGTCGGGCCAGATCATGGCCGCGACCGCGCTGCTCAAGACCACGCCGACCCCGTCCGATGCCGACATCGACGGCGCCATGTCCGGCAACATCTGCCGCTGCGGCACCTATGGCCGCATCCGCGCCGCGATCAAGATCGCCGCCGCGACGTAA